In Alkaliphilus flagellatus, the DNA window CATCCACCCGGCCAGCTCCTTGGCGTAGTAGGTGATGAGGATGTCCGCCCCGGCCCGGTAGACCGAGAGGGCGGCCTCGCAGGCCACCGCCGCCTCGTCGATGAGGCCGGCCGCCGCCGCGGCTTTGATCAT includes these proteins:
- a CDS encoding porphobilinogen synthase gives rise to the protein MIKAAAAAGLIDEAAVACEAALSVYRAGADILITYYAKELAGWMDEGRIG